One Amycolatopsis sp. NBC_00355 genomic window carries:
- a CDS encoding wax ester/triacylglycerol synthase family O-acyltransferase, whose translation MHMGAVITFTARRPVDPSALTAILAERAARLPKLRQRARAELFPPGAASWTEDADFVAAEHIHHVELSSLYDPDPLAAYASRWIAEPLDTRRPLWDLTLVTGLPDGKFALLMKLHHALTDGAGAYAVMAGLLDGVKLPSAPARRIPAQRSTLDTVKDALGTVWDQANEAAGIASSVVRATRPTLSPVSAPVSAERRLGFVRLPLPELRRVRRAHGGTTNDVVLAVLSGALREWLVNRGHRADGRTLRALIPVSVRGRAGDQLGGNKLSGYLCDLPVGEDDPVERLRVVRRAMNRNKAAGPSRGAGALPLLADRVPSLLHRLGTRTAGQAAPLLFDLVITTVPVPPARLSIDGAPLAEVYPFVPLAPRHAVGIAVATYRDSVHIGLQVNGEAVPDIGSLRDAVLKSTARLLDASS comes from the coding sequence ATGCACATGGGCGCGGTGATCACGTTCACCGCGCGCCGACCAGTGGATCCCTCAGCGTTGACCGCGATCCTGGCCGAACGCGCCGCCCGGCTCCCGAAGCTGCGCCAGCGGGCGCGCGCGGAACTGTTCCCGCCCGGCGCCGCCAGCTGGACCGAAGACGCGGATTTTGTTGCCGCGGAACACATCCACCACGTCGAGCTCAGCTCGCTCTACGACCCGGACCCGCTGGCGGCGTACGCGTCGCGGTGGATCGCCGAGCCGCTCGACACCCGCCGCCCGCTGTGGGACCTCACCCTGGTCACCGGGCTGCCGGACGGGAAGTTCGCGCTGCTGATGAAGCTGCACCACGCGCTCACCGACGGCGCCGGGGCGTACGCGGTCATGGCCGGCCTGCTCGACGGCGTCAAGCTGCCTTCCGCGCCGGCCCGCCGGATCCCGGCCCAGAGGTCCACTTTGGACACCGTGAAGGACGCGCTCGGCACGGTGTGGGACCAGGCGAACGAGGCCGCCGGCATCGCCTCCTCGGTGGTGCGGGCCACCCGGCCGACGCTGTCCCCCGTGTCGGCGCCGGTCTCGGCCGAACGGCGACTGGGGTTCGTGCGGCTGCCGCTCCCGGAGCTGCGCCGGGTGCGCCGGGCCCACGGCGGCACGACCAACGACGTCGTGCTGGCGGTGCTTTCCGGCGCGCTGCGCGAATGGCTGGTGAACCGCGGCCACCGCGCCGACGGCCGCACGCTGCGCGCGCTGATCCCGGTGAGCGTCCGCGGCCGCGCGGGTGACCAGCTCGGCGGCAACAAGCTGTCCGGCTACCTGTGCGACCTGCCGGTCGGCGAGGACGACCCGGTCGAGCGCCTGCGTGTGGTCCGCCGCGCGATGAACCGCAACAAGGCGGCCGGTCCGAGCCGCGGCGCGGGCGCGTTGCCGCTGCTGGCCGACCGCGTCCCGTCGCTGCTGCACCGGCTGGGCACGCGCACCGCGGGCCAGGCCGCGCCGCTGCTGTTCGACCTGGTGATCACCACGGTCCCGGTCCCCCCGGCCCGGCTGTCGATCGACGGCGCTCCGCTGGCGGAGGTGTATCCGTTCGTCCCGCTGGCCCCGCGTCACGCGGTCGGCATCGCGGTGGCCACCTACCGCGACTCCGTCCACATCGGACTCCAGGTCAACGGCGAGGCGGTGCCGGACATCGGCTCCCTGCGCGACGCGGTCCTCAAGTCCACGGCCCGCCTGCTCGACGCCTCTTCCTGA
- a CDS encoding phytoene/squalene synthase family protein, with the protein MNELDAAGVTDPALRASYVACRRLNAHHGRTFFLATRLLPARARPAAHALYGFARMADELVDNPEPGTDPAAELDRVGALVEDVYAGVTPDDPVLAALSDTVRRYDIAQELFDAFLRSMRADLKPAEYATFTDLGEYMYGSAAVIGLQMLPVFGTAGPLAEAEPGAIALGEAFQLTNFLRDVGEDLDRGRLYLPLDELDAFGVSRELLEQRRPDPRIRAAMAYFVARTRAVYRRAEAGVPLLRPESRPCVRTALTLYEGILDEIAALDYDVLARRAVVPKTRRLVVALPAFAAVWARETLGAGRRLRS; encoded by the coding sequence GTGAACGAGCTCGACGCCGCCGGCGTCACCGACCCGGCCCTGCGCGCCTCCTACGTCGCGTGCCGCCGGCTCAACGCCCACCACGGCCGCACGTTCTTCCTGGCGACGCGGCTGTTGCCGGCCCGCGCCCGGCCGGCCGCGCACGCGCTGTACGGCTTCGCGCGGATGGCCGACGAACTGGTCGACAACCCCGAACCGGGCACGGACCCGGCGGCCGAGCTGGACCGCGTCGGGGCCCTGGTCGAGGACGTCTACGCCGGTGTGACCCCGGACGATCCGGTGCTCGCGGCGCTGTCGGACACCGTGCGGCGCTACGACATCGCCCAGGAGCTGTTCGACGCGTTCCTGCGCTCGATGCGGGCGGATCTGAAGCCGGCCGAGTACGCGACGTTCACCGACCTGGGTGAGTACATGTACGGCTCGGCGGCGGTGATCGGGCTGCAGATGCTGCCGGTCTTCGGGACCGCCGGCCCGCTGGCCGAGGCCGAGCCGGGGGCGATCGCGCTCGGTGAGGCGTTCCAGCTGACCAACTTCCTGCGCGACGTCGGCGAGGACCTCGACCGCGGCCGGCTCTACCTGCCGCTGGACGAGCTGGACGCGTTCGGCGTCTCGCGTGAGCTGCTGGAACAACGGCGTCCCGACCCGCGGATCCGCGCGGCGATGGCGTACTTCGTGGCCCGGACCCGGGCGGTGTACCGGCGGGCCGAGGCCGGGGTTCCGTTGCTGCGCCCCGAATCGCGGCCGTGCGTGCGGACGGCGCTGACCCTGTACGAAGGGATCCTGGACGAGATCGCCGCGCTGGACTACGACGTCCTCGCGCGGCGGGCGGTGGTGCCGAAGACGCGCCGGCTGGTGGTCGCGCTGCCCGCCTTCGCCGCGGTCTGGGCGCGCGAGACCCTCGGGGCCGGTCGTAGGCTGCGATCATGA
- a CDS encoding CGNR zinc finger domain-containing protein, whose product MAVPHRDSVQRAVDLLAVLLPPDVEAAEVERVLQAHGEPPTSLSETDLAKLREAARELREVFAASDVAEAASVLNRLFAAYAGPPRLTDHEEGFGWHLHVDTADDGPWDRWLVTSSALGLATLLADCQGPPGGLCASPSCGKPFAHLGGGSPRRYCSPRCATRERVAAHRTKK is encoded by the coding sequence ATGGCCGTTCCGCACCGGGATTCCGTCCAGCGCGCCGTGGACCTGCTCGCCGTGCTGCTGCCGCCGGACGTCGAGGCGGCGGAGGTGGAGCGCGTGCTCCAAGCCCACGGCGAACCTCCGACGTCGCTCTCGGAGACAGACCTCGCGAAGCTGCGCGAAGCAGCACGAGAACTCCGCGAAGTCTTCGCAGCGTCCGACGTTGCCGAAGCGGCTTCGGTGCTTAACCGGCTCTTCGCGGCGTACGCGGGCCCGCCCCGCCTGACCGACCACGAAGAAGGCTTCGGCTGGCACCTGCACGTCGACACCGCCGACGACGGCCCGTGGGACCGCTGGCTGGTGACGTCGTCGGCGCTGGGCCTGGCCACCTTGCTGGCGGACTGCCAGGGCCCGCCGGGCGGCCTGTGCGCGTCACCGTCGTGCGGCAAGCCGTTCGCCCACCTCGGCGGCGGCAGCCCGCGCCGCTACTGCTCGCCCCGCTGCGCGACCCGGGAGCGCGTCGCCGCCCACCGCACCAAAAAGTGA
- a CDS encoding LLM class F420-dependent oxidoreductase has protein sequence MTSAAKRPIRIGLQLQPQHADYDTIRRTASAAEELGADIIFNWDHFYPLYGEPEGKHFECWTMLGAWAESTSRVEIGALVTCNSYRNPELLADMARTVDHISGGRLILGIGSGWFEKDYDEYGYEFGTAGGRLDNLAESLPRIEARLGKLNPAPTRKIPVLIGGGGEKKTLKLVAKHGDIWHGFGDPEVVERKVKILDQHCADVGRDPAEIERSCGVQGEPDELGPKLLSLGVSTFTVGVGGPDYDLGALKSWIAWRDKNNG, from the coding sequence ATGACCTCAGCAGCAAAGCGACCGATCCGGATCGGGTTGCAGCTCCAGCCGCAGCACGCCGACTACGACACCATCCGGCGCACCGCGTCCGCAGCGGAAGAGCTCGGCGCCGACATCATCTTCAACTGGGATCACTTCTACCCCCTCTACGGTGAGCCCGAGGGCAAGCACTTCGAGTGCTGGACCATGCTCGGCGCCTGGGCGGAGTCGACGTCGCGCGTGGAAATCGGCGCGCTCGTGACCTGCAACAGCTACCGCAACCCCGAGCTGCTGGCCGACATGGCCCGCACCGTCGACCACATCTCCGGCGGGCGGCTCATCCTCGGCATCGGCTCCGGCTGGTTCGAGAAGGACTACGACGAGTACGGCTACGAGTTCGGCACCGCCGGCGGCCGCCTCGACAACCTGGCGGAGTCGCTCCCGCGGATCGAGGCCCGCCTCGGCAAGCTGAACCCGGCACCGACGCGCAAGATCCCGGTGCTCATCGGCGGCGGCGGCGAGAAGAAGACCCTCAAGCTGGTCGCCAAGCACGGCGACATCTGGCACGGCTTCGGCGACCCGGAGGTCGTCGAGCGCAAGGTGAAGATCCTCGACCAGCACTGCGCCGACGTCGGCCGCGACCCGGCCGAGATCGAGCGGTCGTGCGGCGTCCAGGGCGAGCCGGACGAGCTGGGCCCGAAGCTGCTCAGCCTGGGCGTCTCGACGTTCACGGTCGGCGTCGGCGGCCCGGACTACGACCTGGGCGCGCTCAAGTCGTGGATCGCCTGGCGCGACAAGAACAACGGCTGA
- the pknB gene encoding Stk1 family PASTA domain-containing Ser/Thr kinase: MTRTHPSLAGTLLERRYRVDSLLAHGGMSAVYRGTDTRLDRQVAIKIMDPRFADDRSFVDRFVREAQSAAQLHHPNVVAVHDQGEEGGVAFLVMELVDGGTLRDLLDERGPLDIALALSVAEPVLSALAAAHRAGLVHRDVKPENVLIGRSGLHTGGVVKVADFGLVRAVASAGTTSSSVILGTVAYLSPEQVTTGAADSRGDVYSAGILLYEMLTGRAPYTGDTAISVAYRHVNDDVPRPSELRPDLPPALDELITRATRRDPALRPADAGEFLTELTAVRAQLGLLPVTVPVPVSHGQGDVADTERTLPRIPQVLPDTAKTMPVHRPNATRALSHPGTPPPGMPAAGNVPPRPPRRRSEPEPEKPMDNRKRIALIAGAVLLFGGLLTAFIFMLTDTGGDKTSTVPKLVGLNQAAAGDALRSAKLTPQFSQEFDNTVPSNTVLRNEPAEGTTLTPNSTVSVVLSKGRPAVPDIRPGTALPDAEQAIKTAQLTPVRGTDDFDADVPQGAVIRTEPSAGSQLNLGGQVTIIVSKGPIPLPPVPDVTGRSKDEAFQLLQQAGFEPFQAGEEFNQNVPGGAVTRTDPPANSQAKAKRVGVFVNNAVQVPDVRFKPFDDAQKILEQAGLQADRDGGRGRGGGGGFDFVFQQDPQPGSFVQKGSKVKLKGFGG; the protein is encoded by the coding sequence GTGACACGCACCCATCCCAGCCTGGCCGGCACGCTGCTCGAGCGGCGGTACCGCGTGGACAGCCTGCTCGCCCACGGCGGGATGTCGGCGGTCTACCGGGGGACGGACACCCGGCTGGACCGCCAGGTCGCGATCAAGATCATGGACCCGCGCTTCGCCGACGACCGGTCGTTCGTGGACCGGTTCGTGCGCGAGGCGCAGTCGGCCGCCCAGCTGCATCACCCGAACGTCGTGGCCGTGCACGACCAGGGCGAAGAGGGCGGCGTCGCCTTCCTGGTGATGGAGCTCGTCGACGGCGGCACCCTGCGGGACCTGCTGGACGAGCGGGGCCCGCTCGACATCGCGCTCGCGCTGAGCGTCGCCGAGCCCGTGCTCTCGGCGCTGGCCGCCGCGCACCGGGCCGGGCTGGTGCACCGCGACGTCAAGCCGGAGAACGTGCTGATCGGCCGGTCCGGGCTGCACACCGGCGGCGTGGTCAAGGTCGCCGACTTCGGTCTCGTGCGGGCCGTGGCCAGCGCCGGGACGACCAGTTCGAGCGTCATCCTCGGCACCGTCGCCTACCTCTCCCCCGAGCAGGTCACCACCGGCGCGGCCGACTCGCGCGGGGACGTCTACTCGGCCGGGATCCTGCTCTACGAAATGCTCACCGGCCGCGCGCCCTACACCGGCGACACCGCGATCTCGGTGGCCTACCGGCACGTCAACGACGACGTCCCGCGGCCGAGCGAGCTGCGCCCGGACCTGCCGCCCGCGCTCGACGAGCTGATCACCCGCGCCACCCGGCGCGACCCCGCGCTGCGGCCCGCCGACGCCGGGGAGTTCCTGACCGAGCTGACCGCGGTGCGCGCGCAGCTGGGCCTGCTGCCGGTCACCGTGCCGGTCCCGGTGTCGCACGGCCAGGGCGACGTCGCCGACACCGAGCGCACGCTGCCGCGGATCCCGCAGGTGCTGCCCGACACCGCGAAGACGATGCCGGTACACCGTCCGAACGCGACCCGGGCGCTGAGCCACCCCGGCACCCCGCCGCCCGGGATGCCCGCCGCCGGGAACGTCCCGCCGCGCCCGCCTCGGCGCCGGAGCGAGCCGGAACCCGAGAAGCCGATGGACAACCGCAAGCGGATCGCGCTGATCGCCGGCGCCGTGCTGCTGTTCGGCGGGCTGCTCACGGCGTTCATCTTCATGCTGACCGACACCGGCGGCGACAAGACGTCGACGGTGCCGAAGCTCGTCGGGCTGAACCAGGCGGCGGCCGGTGACGCCCTGCGCTCGGCGAAGCTGACACCGCAGTTCAGCCAGGAGTTCGACAACACGGTGCCGTCGAACACCGTGCTGCGCAACGAACCCGCCGAGGGCACCACGCTGACGCCGAACTCGACGGTGTCGGTCGTGCTGTCCAAGGGCCGCCCGGCCGTGCCGGACATCCGCCCGGGCACCGCGCTGCCCGACGCCGAGCAGGCGATCAAGACGGCGCAGCTGACCCCGGTCCGCGGCACCGACGACTTCGACGCCGACGTCCCGCAGGGCGCGGTGATCCGCACCGAGCCGTCCGCGGGCAGCCAGCTGAACCTGGGCGGGCAGGTCACGATCATCGTGTCCAAGGGCCCGATCCCGCTGCCGCCGGTCCCGGACGTCACCGGGCGGAGCAAGGACGAGGCGTTCCAGCTCCTGCAGCAGGCCGGGTTCGAGCCGTTCCAGGCCGGCGAGGAGTTCAACCAGAACGTCCCGGGCGGCGCCGTCACGCGGACCGACCCGCCGGCCAACTCGCAGGCGAAGGCGAAGCGGGTCGGGGTGTTCGTCAACAACGCCGTCCAGGTGCCGGACGTCCGGTTCAAGCCCTTCGACGACGCCCAGAAGATCCTCGAGCAGGCCGGGCTGCAGGCCGATCGCGACGGCGGCCGGGGACGCGGCGGGGGCGGCGGGTTCGACTTCGTCTTCCAGCAGGACCCGCAGCCCGGCTCGTTCGTCCAAAAGGGCTCGAAGGTCAAGCTGAAGGGCTTCGGTGGATGA
- a CDS encoding MFS transporter, with amino-acid sequence MVPSRYGLAGYLTGATLARTGDELSGPALLLLGLTAGPGAGSALLAGLTAAAAAGGPVFGALLDRSPAPGRLLAVALAGYAAGLALVAAVFGHLPLWPVVALAALTGLLNPAIAGGWTAQLPSVVGSGRLSSAKGGRLRSIARRERGRLPIASNPALATASRLDAMTFTAAALAGPGLAGLLAALAGASTALAVAVAMVAAALPVAWTLPRRPGPKATRLTEQLKNGFTVLLRNAPLRRATVTSTLSCAGIGMVTVCYPLLGAAHLGGAANGALLMTVLAVASLLANAFFTGKPDTVVRASTLLLAAGCVVSALATGATLLIIGAALAGFAEGPQLTALFAIRHRETPERVRAQVFTTAASVKITGLALGAAVAGPLSAAGTGTCLTTAAAVQLLAAVTQVRRPSPGRAASPRCRGSCAAR; translated from the coding sequence ATGGTGCCAAGCCGTTACGGACTCGCCGGGTACCTCACCGGCGCGACGCTCGCGCGCACCGGCGACGAGCTGTCCGGGCCCGCGCTCCTGCTGCTGGGCCTGACGGCCGGCCCGGGTGCCGGGTCGGCGTTGCTCGCCGGGTTGACCGCGGCGGCCGCGGCAGGCGGCCCGGTGTTCGGAGCGCTGCTGGACCGCAGCCCGGCGCCCGGGCGGCTGCTCGCGGTCGCCTTGGCCGGGTATGCGGCGGGGCTCGCCCTGGTGGCGGCGGTGTTCGGGCACCTGCCGCTGTGGCCGGTGGTGGCGCTGGCGGCGCTGACGGGCCTGCTCAACCCGGCCATCGCGGGCGGCTGGACGGCTCAGCTGCCCTCGGTGGTGGGTAGCGGTCGGCTGTCCTCGGCCAAGGGTGGGCGGCTGCGCTCAATCGCAAGACGCGAGCGGGGTCGGCTGCCCATAGCCTCGAACCCCGCTCTCGCGACCGCGAGCCGCCTCGACGCCATGACCTTCACCGCCGCCGCCCTGGCCGGACCGGGGCTCGCCGGGCTGCTGGCCGCCCTCGCGGGTGCCTCGACCGCCCTCGCCGTCGCGGTCGCCATGGTCGCCGCCGCTCTCCCCGTCGCGTGGACCCTCCCCCGAAGGCCCGGACCGAAGGCCACCCGGCTCACGGAACAGCTCAAGAACGGCTTCACCGTCCTCCTGCGCAACGCCCCGCTGCGGCGGGCCACCGTGACGTCGACACTCTCGTGTGCCGGGATCGGCATGGTCACCGTCTGTTATCCCCTGCTCGGCGCCGCCCACCTCGGCGGTGCCGCGAACGGCGCACTGCTCATGACCGTGCTCGCCGTGGCATCACTGCTGGCCAACGCCTTCTTCACGGGAAAACCGGACACGGTCGTCCGGGCGAGCACCCTGCTTCTCGCCGCCGGCTGCGTCGTCTCGGCGCTGGCGACCGGGGCAACACTCCTGATCATCGGCGCGGCTTTGGCGGGATTCGCCGAAGGACCGCAGCTCACGGCCCTGTTCGCGATCCGGCACCGCGAGACGCCCGAACGGGTCCGGGCTCAGGTGTTCACCACGGCGGCGAGCGTCAAGATCACCGGCCTGGCCCTCGGAGCGGCCGTGGCCGGGCCGCTGTCCGCGGCCGGAACGGGAACGTGCCTGACCACGGCCGCGGCCGTGCAGCTGCTGGCCGCGGTTACCCAGGTCAGAAGGCCATCGCCTGGGCGCGCCGCTTCACCTCGGTGCCGTGGCTCGTGCGCAGCGCGTTGA
- a CDS encoding class II 3-deoxy-7-phosphoheptulonate synthase — protein sequence MNWTVDVPVDTLPELPPLPPELRARLDKALALPAAQQPEWPDPELTNRVRGVLESVPPITVPAEIDRLKSRLAMVARGEAFLLQGGDCAETFESNTEPHIRANLRTLLQMAVVLTYGASLPVVKVGRIAGQYAKPRSAATDALGLPVYRGDIINSLVAKPELRVPDPGRMIRAYANAGAAMNLVRALTGAGMADLHQVHDWNKDFVSASPAAQRFEALANEIDRGLRFMSACGVTDTSLQSTEIFASHEALLLDYERSMLRLDNADVANPKLYNLSSHFLWIGERTRQLDGAHIAFAELLANPIGLKIGPTTTPAQALEYVERLDPRFEPGRLTLIARMGNGNVREVLPGIVEKVEASGHKVIWQCDPMHGNTHESSTGYKTRHFDRIVDEVQGFFEVHNDLGTYPGGIHVELTGEDVTECLGGAQEISDIDLSGRYETACDPRLNTQQSLELAFLVAEMLRG from the coding sequence GTGAACTGGACTGTGGACGTCCCCGTCGACACACTGCCCGAACTGCCGCCGCTTCCGCCCGAGCTGCGGGCCCGCCTCGACAAGGCCCTGGCCCTGCCCGCGGCCCAGCAGCCGGAGTGGCCCGATCCAGAACTCACCAACCGAGTTCGCGGCGTGCTGGAGAGCGTGCCGCCGATCACCGTCCCGGCGGAGATCGACCGGCTCAAGAGCCGGCTCGCGATGGTCGCGCGCGGTGAGGCGTTCCTGCTGCAGGGTGGTGACTGCGCGGAGACGTTCGAGTCGAACACCGAGCCGCACATCCGGGCCAACCTGCGCACCCTGCTGCAGATGGCGGTCGTGCTGACCTACGGCGCCAGCCTGCCGGTGGTCAAGGTCGGCCGCATCGCCGGCCAGTACGCGAAGCCGCGCTCGGCCGCGACGGACGCGCTCGGCCTGCCGGTGTACCGCGGCGACATCATCAACTCGCTGGTCGCCAAGCCCGAGCTGCGCGTGCCCGACCCCGGCCGGATGATCCGCGCCTACGCGAACGCGGGCGCGGCGATGAACCTGGTCCGCGCCCTCACCGGCGCCGGCATGGCCGACCTGCACCAGGTGCACGACTGGAACAAGGACTTCGTGTCGGCGTCGCCGGCGGCGCAGCGCTTCGAGGCGCTGGCCAACGAGATCGACCGCGGCCTGCGGTTCATGTCGGCCTGCGGCGTCACCGACACGTCGCTGCAGTCGACCGAGATCTTCGCCAGCCACGAGGCGCTGCTGCTCGACTACGAGCGCTCGATGCTGCGCCTGGACAACGCCGACGTGGCGAACCCGAAGCTGTACAACCTGTCGTCGCACTTCCTCTGGATCGGCGAGCGGACCCGCCAGCTGGACGGCGCGCACATCGCGTTCGCCGAGCTGCTGGCCAACCCGATCGGCCTCAAGATCGGCCCGACGACCACGCCCGCGCAGGCGCTGGAGTACGTCGAGCGGCTCGACCCGCGCTTCGAGCCGGGTCGGCTGACGCTGATCGCGCGGATGGGCAACGGCAACGTCCGCGAGGTGCTGCCGGGGATCGTCGAGAAGGTCGAGGCGTCCGGCCACAAGGTCATCTGGCAGTGCGACCCGATGCACGGCAACACGCACGAGTCGTCCACCGGGTACAAGACCCGGCACTTCGACCGGATCGTCGACGAGGTCCAGGGCTTCTTCGAGGTCCACAACGACCTCGGCACCTACCCGGGCGGCATCCACGTCGAGCTGACCGGCGAGGACGTCACCGAGTGCCTCGGCGGCGCCCAGGAGATCTCGGACATCGACCTCTCGGGCCGCTACGAGACGGCGTGCGACCCGCGCCTGAACACGCAGCAGTCCCTGGAGCTGGCGTTCCTGGTCGCGGAGATGCTCCGCGGCTGA
- a CDS encoding SPFH domain-containing protein, translating to MNILLIVGIAVVAVIVIFGLLRVLYKVAEPNEALIVSGWGIRVERSETADSLGFKIITGRGVNVIPGFQTARRLSLDTRGVNLQVSCVTRQGLPVTVRAVVIYKVGDDFSSIANAARRFLDQQKGMNDTIHELFSGHLRSIVGGLTIEEMIHNRDALTGEVRQSSATEMIKLGLIVDSLQIQEIDDESGYILNLGKPHAAAIAASARIAEAQRDQEAAQVEQESAAKKAAAVRASQIQQAGYQAEVDQARAKMSQSGPLAEATARQEVVVQETRAAELEAALAEQRLQSQVRKPADAKAYDTRTAADAARDASIAKAQAEAKETELRAAADATRVKTAAEAEAQATKARAEAAAGATRATGEAEAAAAKARGLADAEAAKAKGLAEAESARAKGLAEADAIKARAAALAENQEAVVAQQLAERWPEIVEAGASAFGNIDHMVVLNGADGMSDMFAKALSLGGTGLGLARQLMESMGKPADKELDEAARQNGELKLSD from the coding sequence ATGAACATCTTGCTGATCGTCGGCATCGCCGTGGTGGCCGTGATCGTGATCTTCGGACTGCTGCGAGTCCTGTACAAGGTGGCGGAGCCGAACGAAGCGCTGATCGTGTCCGGCTGGGGGATCCGGGTCGAACGCAGCGAGACCGCGGACAGCCTGGGCTTCAAGATCATCACGGGCCGCGGCGTGAACGTCATCCCCGGGTTCCAGACCGCCCGGCGGCTGTCCCTGGACACCCGGGGCGTCAACCTGCAGGTCTCGTGCGTGACCCGGCAGGGGCTGCCGGTCACCGTGCGCGCCGTGGTGATCTACAAGGTGGGTGACGACTTCTCGTCGATCGCCAACGCCGCCCGCCGGTTCCTGGACCAGCAGAAGGGCATGAACGACACGATCCACGAGCTCTTCTCCGGGCACCTGCGCTCGATCGTGGGCGGGCTGACCATCGAGGAGATGATCCACAACCGGGACGCGCTCACCGGCGAGGTGCGCCAGTCCTCGGCCACGGAGATGATCAAGCTCGGCCTGATCGTGGACTCCCTGCAGATCCAGGAGATCGACGACGAATCGGGCTACATCCTCAACCTCGGCAAGCCGCACGCCGCCGCGATCGCCGCGTCGGCCCGCATCGCCGAGGCGCAGCGCGACCAGGAAGCCGCCCAGGTCGAGCAGGAGTCGGCGGCGAAGAAGGCGGCCGCCGTCCGCGCGAGCCAGATCCAGCAGGCCGGCTACCAGGCCGAGGTCGACCAGGCGCGGGCGAAGATGTCCCAGTCCGGTCCGCTGGCCGAGGCGACCGCGCGCCAGGAGGTCGTCGTCCAGGAGACGCGGGCGGCCGAGCTGGAAGCCGCCCTGGCCGAGCAGCGGCTGCAGTCGCAGGTCCGCAAGCCGGCCGACGCGAAGGCGTACGACACGCGCACGGCGGCCGACGCGGCCCGTGACGCTTCGATCGCCAAGGCCCAGGCCGAGGCGAAGGAGACCGAGCTGCGGGCGGCGGCGGACGCGACCCGCGTCAAGACCGCGGCCGAAGCCGAGGCGCAGGCGACGAAGGCCCGCGCGGAAGCGGCCGCCGGGGCGACCCGGGCGACCGGTGAAGCGGAGGCGGCCGCGGCCAAGGCACGCGGTCTCGCCGACGCGGAAGCCGCGAAGGCCAAGGGCCTCGCCGAAGCCGAATCGGCCCGGGCGAAGGGTCTCGCCGAAGCGGACGCCATCAAGGCGCGCGCCGCGGCCCTGGCGGAGAACCAGGAAGCCGTCGTCGCGCAGCAGCTGGCCGAGCGCTGGCCGGAGATCGTCGAGGCCGGCGCGAGCGCGTTCGGCAACATCGACCACATGGTCGTGCTCAACGGCGCCGACGGCATGTCCGACATGTTCGCCAAGGCCTTGTCGCTCGGCGGCACCGGTCTCGGCCTGGCCCGGCAGCTGATGGAGTCGATGGGCAAGCCGGCCGACAAGGAGCTCGACGAGGCCGCCCGCCAGAACGGCGAACTCAAGCTGAGCGACTGA
- a CDS encoding Rv2175c family DNA-binding protein: MSGIPVAEDVLAADIAVLPLPEVATALGTSTNKVRQLLREGELIALKRGGELCVPSAFLVKDGVVKGLSGTITVLDDSGFSRTEMLRWLFTVDESLPGNTPVNALRTSHGTEVKRRAQAMAF, translated from the coding sequence GTGAGTGGGATTCCTGTCGCCGAAGACGTCCTCGCCGCCGACATCGCGGTGCTGCCGCTGCCGGAGGTGGCGACGGCCCTCGGGACGTCGACCAACAAGGTCCGCCAGCTGCTGCGCGAGGGAGAGCTGATCGCCCTCAAACGAGGCGGCGAACTGTGCGTCCCGAGCGCGTTCCTCGTCAAGGACGGCGTGGTCAAGGGCCTGTCCGGCACGATAACGGTGCTCGACGACTCCGGGTTCAGCCGCACCGAGATGCTGCGCTGGCTGTTCACCGTCGACGAGTCGCTGCCGGGCAACACGCCGGTCAACGCGCTGCGCACGAGCCACGGCACCGAGGTGAAGCGGCGCGCCCAGGCGATGGCCTTCTGA